The DNA region AAAACCGACCGTCCCGTAGGGTTTCCATCCGGCGGCCGGCCACGGCGTCAGCAAGCTTGCCCGATGCTTCGGCATCGCGCCGCACTTGCTTCCTGGTGGACCGGCACGCCGGATGAGAAACAGAATTGACTCGGAGTTCTTCGAAACTGCTCTAGGATCGGCCGGCGCGACGGTTCGAGACCAGGAGGTGTCCGATGATCGAGCTGCTTCCCCTGCGCGGCGACAACGTGGTCGGCATCCGCGCCTCCGGCACGCTCAGCGCCGACGATTACGAAACGGTGTGGATTCCGGCGTTAAGAAATGCGATCGCCGAGCATGGTGCGGTGCGGGCGTTGATGTTCATGGACGAGAGCTTCGAGGGCTGGTCGGCCGAGGCGATGTGGGACGACGCCAAATTCGGCTTGAACCATATCCGCGAGGTCGAAAGGATCGCCCTCGTCGGCGGGCCCGAATGGGTGCGCAAGGCGGGCCGCCTGATGGCTCATTTCATACCCGCCGAGGTCAGGATCTTCGACGCCGATGAGCTCGACGACGCC from Alphaproteobacteria bacterium includes:
- a CDS encoding STAS/SEC14 domain-containing protein, which codes for MIELLPLRGDNVVGIRASGTLSADDYETVWIPALRNAIAEHGAVRALMFMDESFEGWSAEAMWDDAKFGLNHIREVERIALVGGPEWVRKAGRLMAHFIPAEVRIFDADELDDAISWVEA